TTGAGAATTTTTTTGGGTGCATTTTGTTGCGTGATTCCTGCTTCTTCAAGTAGCATACAATATCCGATGCTGCTCCCATCCATAATAGGCACTTCTTCATTATCAAGCACGATTCGTAGATTATCGATTCCATAGGCATGGACTGCAGAGAGTAAATGTTCGATAGTAGAAACCTTATGTCCTTCTTTGGCAATCACTGTTGCCATTGTGGTATCCACGACATTGTCTGGTTTTAGTGGGATATTTACTCCAACATCACTTCTAAAGAAATGGATTCCGCTATTTTCTTCTAAAGGTTCTAAACGCATTTTTACAGGGACACCTTTGTGTAGTCCAATTCCAACTAATTCGATTGGTTTAGTGAGTGTTTGTTGTCTCATAATAAATCCTCGATAATGATTTCATTATTCTTTTTATAGATTTTTTGATAGTTTTGCAAAAGCTTATCTTTTTCTATAATTTCGCCATCAAAAAGAATATTTCCCTCTTTAATAGGACCTAGAATCATATAATTACCATTGCAAAAAACATTGCCGCTAATTTCGCCAAAGATTTGGACATTACCTTGTGCATGAATCATAGCCCCGCTATTAACGCGACCAAAAATAGTAATGTCGCCTTTTGTGATAATTTCTTCTCCACTACGGATTGTTCTGTGGAGAATTAGCGTTTGATTTGTGGGTTGATTGTCTTTAGGGAGTATTTGTGTGGATTCTGTTTTTATAGAAGTTTCTTGTGATTTTTGAGTTTCAGGTAGTTTAGAGAGAATTTTTTGAGAATTTTTTTGTTCGATAAAAGTAAGATCTTGTGATTGCAAGAATTCTAAAAGTTTGTTCGTGATAGGATAGGCAAAGACAAGCAAAAAATCTTTTATTAAGATGAAATGTTTTTGGATATAGGCAATGGTTTCTTCCTCTTGACCTGTTACAAAGATAAATGACCTAAGACTTCTTTGTCGTGCTTCTACCATTATTTTTCCTATAATCTATCCATTATGAGCTTGGCTTCATTGATAACTTCATCAATATTGGTTTTAATCCAAGCAGAATCAAGCCATTCTGTTGTCCAAACTTCGTGCCCTTGGACTAAAACGCTAAAATGTAAATGATCTCCCAAAGCTAAGCCTGTATTTCCGGTATTAGCAATAATATCTCCTGTATTAAGTGAATCACCCACACTAACTTTTTGTGTTGTTAGGTGTGCATAGAGTGTAGAGAGACCAAGTCCGTGATAAACTATGATGGTATTTCCATTAATGCCAACAAATTCACTTAGAGTAACAACTCCTGGATTGCCAAGTGAAACAGGAGCTTGTTTAATACTTGCTAAGTCAAGTCCCATATGATTTGATTCGCTAACATTTTCGCCTTGATAGCTAAAAGTTCTATGATCTCCAAAATTTGCCATTACAGCACCATTTTTAAGTGGAGAGAAAGCGTGAATAGGGAAGTCTTTTACCAAAGTTTCTCTATCAAATTGTGAAGCCACTTCAAAGACACGATTAGCACTTTGTTTTCGCACATCTTCGTTAATGTATTTAAAAATAGCAAGTTTATTGGGGAAATCTTCTAAATTTTTTTCTCCAATTTCTTGCACAAGAGTAGAAATTTTGCCATCAATAAATGAATCTTTAAGTGGAATGGTTGAATCGCGATATTGCTTTTTTTGAAGATAAAAATTAATAGGCATAATACTAATATTACCAGCCAAATCACTCGCATAGATTTTAGCACTAAAATTAGGATTAGTTTTATTCCACGCAATCAGCGAAATGTAAAAGCCTTCTTTGTAGAAAGGTTGTGGATAGAAATCATAAGTGCCATTGCTAATGCGAATGTTTTTTAGATTATCATCGGTTGCACGAAAGATGACAAGTGCACTGCCACCTTGCGTGATTTTGTAAGAATGCGAAAGAATGGTTAGTTGAGGTTTCTTGGTATCAATAGGGATTTTTAAAGTTTTTGTTGTGGTGTTTCCATTGAAGAGATTCCAATGGCTTGTATCTGTAGCAGAGATTTCTAACTCTAGCTCAGGAGTAGAATTTTTAATATTATTTGGTTTTTGGATACCAATACAGAGTATTTTTGGATTGGTCGGGATTTCTTGAGATTCGCTTAATTCTGCATCGGGGCTAAGGCAATTTTGAGAAGTAAGGATTTTGGTTTGGAGCGGAATCTTTTCTTGATTTTGTAATAAAGTAACACTATATTTGCTAATTCCTGCGTTATCTTGAATTTGAATTGGGAAAAAATCTTTAAGATTCCACGCAGGAGTATCTCTTAGGCTAATTTGTGGAGATTCTTTTTCAAAAGATTCAGAAGTAAGCATAAAAATACCTGCTCCCACAAATACAATGATTAGAATCAAACCTAAAATTTTAATAAAACCGCCTTTAGAATGTGGATTTTGCATTGCTATAGCCTTAAGTAAAATTAATAATGTGGAGATTCTAGCTAAAAAGTGCTTATGTTAAAATTATGAGAGTTTTTTGATAAACCCTGCCTTAAAGGCAAGGTTATTTAAGCTTCAATGGCTTTTTTAAGTGCATCTTCAATCATTGGTTTAGAGTTTGGCTCAACTAGTCTCTCACCCACTTCAACACCATTTTTAAAGAAAATCAAAGTTGGGATTCGGCGAACATTAAGCTCATCTTTTAGTGCTTCTTGTTCATCTGCCATTACCATACAGAATTTTACTTTCCCAACATACTCTTGCATAAGCATTCCCATAATAGGTTCGATTTTTTTGCAGTCAGGACACCAAGGTGCACCCACAGCTACAAGGCAAACTCCTTCTTTTGTTTCGTTAGCAAAAGATTCTTTAGTTAATTGATTCATCATTTGAAATCCTTTTAGTAAAATTTACATTAGAAATTTTGAAATAATTTAGCTTAAAAAATCAAAAGTTATCATCTATTGAGTGATTTTGTCACTTTTAGGCGATATTGGTAAAAACTGCTTGGACATCATCATCATCTTCGATTCTATCAAGTAGCTTTTCTATATCTGCAAGCTCCTCTTCGCTAAATTCTACAGGATTATTGGCAATCCTTTCTAGTGCGGCTTTTTTGACATCGGCTTTGATTGTTTCTAAGGCATTTGCAAGACTTCCAAAGCTTGTGTAATCTCCATAAATATGCACTATATCTTCTTCAACTTCTAGCGATTCAAGCCCTGCATCAATGAGATTAAGCTCTAGCTCTTCTAAATCCCCTAAGCCTTCTTTATTCACTTCAAAATGCGCTTTGCGTGAAAACATAAATTCTAGTGAATTGTTAGTTAGCATTTGTCCGCCTAGTTTATTGACATAGCTTTTGAGATTTGCCACCGTGCGCGTGGTGTTGTCTGTGGCACATTCAACAAAAAATAACGCACCATGTGGTGCTTTGATTTCATAATTCACTTCAGTGATTTGAATCCCATCTTTGCCCAAGGCTCTTTTGATAGCTGCTTCAATGTTGTCTTTTGGCATATTTTGGGCTTTTGCTGCCATAATGGCGGTGCGGAGTTTGGAGTTCATATCAGGATCGCCACTTCCGCCCTCTTTGACAGCAATGCTAATTGCTTTGCCTAATTTGGGGAAAAGTTTGGACATTTTATCCCAACGCTTCTCTTTACTTGCTCTTCGATATTCAAATGCTCTTCCCATATCAACCTCGATTGTAATTTGCGTTTAAAGCTGTAATTGTAGTATTTTTAAGATTAACTATGTATTAACCAGCGGAGTTATCCCTAGCCTAAGCTAGAGATAAAAATGAAATTTTAAATTAATTCTACATAGAAGGAATGAAGTTTTTTTTAATTCTTCTTTTATTGCGTTGCATTAACTATATGTTTAAAACTATTTAGATTTTTTGGAGAAGCTTAAGTAGCTATCTCCAAACTAAAACTTACTTGGTAGTTGATTAGAATCTATATTTTACTCCAATGTTACCATTGAGATAAGTTTCATTTTTAGAATCTACTTTACCTGCTAAGATTTGTTTAGCACCAATTCCTGCATTTAAAGATAAAGAATCATTGATAGCGATGTTACCACCAACGATAAGTTGTCCATAAGTTTTCTTTTTCTCAGCAGAAGCGATTCTAAAGCTTGTAGTTGAACCAGCAAATCTACCTACATAATCATCTCCATTATTGATTACATATTGTTCAATTTTTGGAGTGATAAACAAGTAAGATGATTCACTGAAGTATTTTCTACTTTCTAAACCTACTTCTAAGCTTACAGAGTTGTTAGTATTAGATCGAACATGTTGAGCTAAAATACTTCCTTTCTCTGTATAATCAGGTGTATAAGAATAATAGTAATTTGCTCCTGCAAATGGTTTTAAGAACCAGCTATTGCTAAGATCAAATACTTTACCTACATTTGCACTTAATCCAAAGAATTTTTGATCAAAGTCTGAAGTGTTGATACCAGCAATGCTTGTAACATCTTGATCAGTTTTACCTAGTTGTCCATAAGCTTTTAAGTTTAATTCCCAAGTTGGAGCAATTTTAATTTGAGAGTAAATACCCAATTGGAAGTTATCAGAATCTTGTTTTAAGAGTTTGTCTTGTAATTCTGCATTTGCATAAGTGAAATAAACACCCACTAAAATATCATCAGTGATATTTTTATCAGCACCTACGCTAATTCCATATACGCCACCTGATTCTCCATCAATGATATTAGCACCACCAAAAGCATTTGCCCATACTGCTGCATTGTAAGTTTCATAGTATTTATAAGGTGCATCGCTTTGGATAGAAGCAAATCTTTCTTTAGAAAGTGATTGGAAAGGATTGTTAGCTCTTGCGATTCTAGAACCAATTGCCATATCATTAGAAACATTAACCGCAGTCATTGCTGATGAAGAAGCATCTGCAAAGCTTGTAGCACTTCTAGCAGCATCTCTTGTGTCTTTAAAGAATCTTTGGTTAGTAATTACTTGCATTACTTGTTGATTATGAATGTTAGAGCCTGCAATACTAGATAAGATTCCAAGTGATTCACCTGTATTTCCTGAAGCTTTTGCTGCAGAAACGATTGGGGTGAGTGTATCATTCATACCACCAAGCACAATTCCACCTAATAGAGTATAATCTGTGCGAGTTTTTACTGCTTCTAGAATGCTGTTAGCTAATGAATAATCCCCTGTATTAATGCTAGGTGCAAGAGCTTCTAACATAAGGTTTTTAAGCTCATTAAGTTTTTGTGATTTTTCAGCATCAGTAGTTCCATCTTGTAAATTTTGAATTTCAGTTTGAAGGGTTGCAAATGCATTGTTTCTAGCTGTTAAATCTTTAATGGCGGCTTCAATAGCTTTAAGTTCAGCATTAGCTGCGTTAAGATCGCTTGTGATTTGGTTAAGTGTTTCTTTGGATGCAGTAATTTGAGTGTCTAAAGCATCAATTTGTTGTTGTAATTGTTCTTTTTTTGTCACATCTGTTTCTGCTGCGAGTTGATCGTTAAGTGTTTTTACTTGTTCTTCTGCTGTTTTGATTGCACTCTCAGTAGCAGTTTTGTTTTGTGTGAATGTTGTAATTTGAGTAGTAACTTGTCCTTTTACACCAATATCTTGTCCAGGAGTTGTTGTAGTATCAGTTAATATTTTAAGTGCACTATCAATATTTGTTTGCTCTGTAGCTACAAGTTTGTTTGCAAAACCTTGAAGACTAGCAAAAGTTTGTTTTTCATTGAAAATATTTTTGAAAGTATCTTTTAATTGCCCATCTACATAAAGGGTTTTGTTGTCTGTAGAAAGTTTAACATCATAAGCAATGTAATCTTTATAATGACTTCCAACGGCATTGGCATCAATAGCGAAGTCATAATCTCCAGTATTAAGGTATGGAGTTAGAAGGCTTTGGTTGCTTAGATATTCAGAAACATCTTGTGCAAAACTAACACTGCCTAATGTAGCTCCTGTATTGGTGATTTTTCCACCAGAAGTGATGAGATTGAGTTGTCCAAGTGGCAAATCACTGCTTTGGATATTTAATGTGCCATTGTTAAGTGTTACATCTCCTTTTGCGTAGATTCCTTGATTGTTATTATTCCAGCTATTATTCAATGATCCAAAAGTGAAAGCATTACCATTTGAAGTTAGCTTTCCTGTAACATTTAATTTACCAGATTCTACTGCTATAGCACCTGATCCAAGATTAGCATCACCTGTAACATTTACATTTCCTTTGTTGCTAATAGTTAATGCATTAAGCGCACCATTAAAAGCAGTCCCTGTTTTACTTGTAACATCTAGGTTTGCACCATCAACTCTTACTGCATCACCAAAAGTTACTGCTCCTTCACTGCTTTTGATGCTAGAGTTGTGATAAACATTGGTTGCACCATTTTGTGTAACACCATTTTTAGTATTGATATTAAAAGAATAAGTGTTTGCAAGTGGATC
This portion of the Helicobacter canadensis MIT 98-5491 genome encodes:
- a CDS encoding septum site-determining protein MinC — encoded protein: MVEARQRSLRSFIFVTGQEEETIAYIQKHFILIKDFLLVFAYPITNKLLEFLQSQDLTFIEQKNSQKILSKLPETQKSQETSIKTESTQILPKDNQPTNQTLILHRTIRSGEEIITKGDITIFGRVNSGAMIHAQGNVQIFGEISGNVFCNGNYMILGPIKEGNILFDGEIIEKDKLLQNYQKIYKKNNEIIIEDLL
- a CDS encoding M23 family metallopeptidase, producing MQNPHSKGGFIKILGLILIIVFVGAGIFMLTSESFEKESPQISLRDTPAWNLKDFFPIQIQDNAGISKYSVTLLQNQEKIPLQTKILTSQNCLSPDAELSESQEIPTNPKILCIGIQKPNNIKNSTPELELEISATDTSHWNLFNGNTTTKTLKIPIDTKKPQLTILSHSYKITQGGSALVIFRATDDNLKNIRISNGTYDFYPQPFYKEGFYISLIAWNKTNPNFSAKIYASDLAGNISIMPINFYLQKKQYRDSTIPLKDSFIDGKISTLVQEIGEKNLEDFPNKLAIFKYINEDVRKQSANRVFEVASQFDRETLVKDFPIHAFSPLKNGAVMANFGDHRTFSYQGENVSESNHMGLDLASIKQAPVSLGNPGVVTLSEFVGINGNTIIVYHGLGLSTLYAHLTTQKVSVGDSLNTGDIIANTGNTGLALGDHLHFSVLVQGHEVWTTEWLDSAWIKTNIDEVINEAKLIMDRL
- a CDS encoding thioredoxin family protein codes for the protein MMNQLTKESFANETKEGVCLVAVGAPWCPDCKKIEPIMGMLMQEYVGKVKFCMVMADEQEALKDELNVRRIPTLIFFKNGVEVGERLVEPNSKPMIEDALKKAIEA
- a CDS encoding YebC/PmpR family DNA-binding transcriptional regulator, giving the protein MGRAFEYRRASKEKRWDKMSKLFPKLGKAISIAVKEGGSGDPDMNSKLRTAIMAAKAQNMPKDNIEAAIKRALGKDGIQITEVNYEIKAPHGALFFVECATDNTTRTVANLKSYVNKLGGQMLTNNSLEFMFSRKAHFEVNKEGLGDLEELELNLIDAGLESLEVEEDIVHIYGDYTSFGSLANALETIKADVKKAALERIANNPVEFSEEELADIEKLLDRIEDDDDVQAVFTNIA
- a CDS encoding autotransporter domain-containing protein, which gives rise to MKISIAASRVLTSLGVVAALSSSAIAAADTAGNTDFTTKFKENTTGNWEYKNTANDLTLNVDPTSVTTGEGVDIKPIELNNLTIDANSFTGDTAVTLGGTKNQFNPTDPLANTYSFNINTKNGVTQNGATNVYHNSSIKSSEGAVTFGDAVRVDGANLDVTSKTGTAFNGALNALTISNKGNVNVTGDANLGSGAIAVESGKLNVTGKLTSNGNAFTFGSLNNSWNNNNQGIYAKGDVTLNNGTLNIQSSDLPLGQLNLITSGGKITNTGATLGSVSFAQDVSEYLSNQSLLTPYLNTGDYDFAIDANAVGSHYKDYIAYDVKLSTDNKTLYVDGQLKDTFKNIFNEKQTFASLQGFANKLVATEQTNIDSALKILTDTTTTPGQDIGVKGQVTTQITTFTQNKTATESAIKTAEEQVKTLNDQLAAETDVTKKEQLQQQIDALDTQITASKETLNQITSDLNAANAELKAIEAAIKDLTARNNAFATLQTEIQNLQDGTTDAEKSQKLNELKNLMLEALAPSINTGDYSLANSILEAVKTRTDYTLLGGIVLGGMNDTLTPIVSAAKASGNTGESLGILSSIAGSNIHNQQVMQVITNQRFFKDTRDAARSATSFADASSSAMTAVNVSNDMAIGSRIARANNPFQSLSKERFASIQSDAPYKYYETYNAAVWANAFGGANIIDGESGGVYGISVGADKNITDDILVGVYFTYANAELQDKLLKQDSDNFQLGIYSQIKIAPTWELNLKAYGQLGKTDQDVTSIAGINTSDFDQKFFGLSANVGKVFDLSNSWFLKPFAGANYYYSYTPDYTEKGSILAQHVRSNTNNSVSLEVGLESRKYFSESSYLFITPKIEQYVINNGDDYVGRFAGSTTSFRIASAEKKKTYGQLIVGGNIAINDSLSLNAGIGAKQILAGKVDSKNETYLNGNIGVKYRF